A genomic region of Brienomyrus brachyistius isolate T26 chromosome 6, BBRACH_0.4, whole genome shotgun sequence contains the following coding sequences:
- the zpld1a gene encoding zona pellucida-like domain-containing protein 1a: protein MERTCLVLVLMSKALSVTAQFNGYNCDANYHSRFPAERDISVYCGVQTITLKINFCPVLFSGYTDIDLALNGRHGDAHCRGFINNNTFPTVVLFSISLNTLESCGNSLVVTTAHGANAYGNLSLVQIGNISGYIDTPDPPTIISYLPGLLYKFSCSYPLEYLVNNTQLASSAAAISVKDSNGTFISTLSLLLYNDSTYTQHLAIPMAGLTLKTRVFAAVKATNLDRRWNVLMDYCYTTPSGNPNDELRYDLFFSCDKDPQTTVFENGKSQMGRFSFEVFRFVKHKNQKMSTVFLHCVTKLCRVDDCALLMPICGSRKKRDVSDKKESSSTSEKAVITAGPIITRSDETPMNNSQMGKP, encoded by the exons ATGGAACGAACATGTTTGGTTCTTGTGCTTATGAGTAAGGCTCTCTCAGTCACGGCACAGTTCAATGGGTACAACTGCGATGCAAACTACCACAGCAGGTTTCCTG CGGAGCGGGACATCAGTGTGTACTGCGGGGTGCAAACCATCACCCTTAAGATCAACTTCTGCCCCGTGCTGTTCTCTGGCTACACGGACATTGATCTGGCCCTCAACGGTCGTCACGGCGATGCCCACTGCCGAGGCTTCATCAACAACAACACCTTCCCCACAGTGGTGCTCTTTAGCATCAGCCTGAATACGCTGGAGTCCTGCGGAAACTCCCTGGTG GTAACCACGGCGCATGGGGCCAACGCCTACGGGAACCTCTCCCTGGTGCAGATCGGGAACATATCGGGCTACATCGACACCCCAGACCCACCCACCATTATTAGCTACCTGCCTGGGCTGTTGTACAAATTCAGCTGTAGCTATCCTCTCGAGTACCTGGTCAACAATACTCAGCTCGCGTC GTCAGCTGCAGCAATATCTGTTAAGGACAGCAATGGCACATTTATAAGCACCTTGAGTTTATTACTTTACAAC GACTCCACGTACACGCAGCATCTGGCTATTCCTATGGCCGGGCTGACGTTGAAGACGCGAGTGTTTGCAGCCGTGAAGGCCACCAATCTGGATAGAAG GTGGAACGTACTGATGGATTATTGTTACACAACTCCGTCTGGGAACCCCAACGACGAGCTGCGCTACGACCTTTTCTTTAG CTGTGACAAGGACCCCCAGACGACCGTCTTTGAGAACGGAAAGAGCCAGATGGGCCGCTTTTCTTTTGAGGTGTTCCGCTTCGTCAAGCACAAGAACCAGAAGATGTCCACAGTGTTCCTGCACTGTGTCACCAAGCTGTGCCGCGTCGATGACTGTGCACTTCTCATGCCG ATCTGTGGAAGCAGAAAGAAAAGGGACGTGTCAGATAAAAAGGAGTCGAGCTCCACCTCTGAGAAGGCGGTCATAACGGCGGGGCCCATCATCACTCGCAGTG ATGAAACTCCAATGAATAATTCTCAGATGGGTAAGCCTTGA